From the genome of Haladaptatus paucihalophilus DX253, one region includes:
- a CDS encoding MFS transporter translates to MSILSLGTIVTGFLLAGQYGWWTARRPFSIADVQFNPAGLSPTPLLVALGVTLVVVFIHWQYRRERRGEMPLLRPRIFSNGKFLSGISTYTVRSVFLAGFLFVVPIFLQSALKFSAFESGLAILPFSLATFVVSLGSSGLSDRFAPKHLIQLGLVIIGLGFLMLYSVTSLTMTITTMIVPMGVIGIGMGLMIAQLVNLTLSTVESDDIPEASGVTNAFDSLGNALGTAVIGSALFSFYYGGVVDGVLRAGQVPVTPS, encoded by the coding sequence TTGTCGATTCTCAGCCTCGGTACGATAGTAACTGGCTTCCTGTTGGCTGGCCAGTACGGATGGTGGACCGCCCGGCGGCCGTTCAGCATTGCCGACGTCCAGTTCAACCCGGCCGGACTGTCGCCGACGCCGCTGCTGGTCGCGCTCGGCGTTACTCTTGTTGTCGTGTTCATCCACTGGCAGTATCGCCGAGAACGCCGCGGTGAGATGCCACTGCTTCGTCCCCGAATCTTCAGTAACGGCAAATTCCTCTCCGGTATTTCGACGTACACCGTTCGATCGGTGTTCCTCGCCGGTTTTCTGTTCGTCGTCCCGATTTTCCTGCAATCCGCGTTGAAGTTCAGCGCCTTCGAGAGTGGACTCGCTATCCTTCCATTTTCACTGGCGACATTCGTTGTCTCACTGGGTTCCTCGGGACTAAGCGACCGATTCGCCCCGAAACACCTCATTCAACTCGGGTTGGTGATAATCGGACTCGGCTTCCTCATGCTGTATTCGGTAACGAGTTTGACGATGACCATCACGACAATGATCGTGCCGATGGGCGTCATCGGAATCGGCATGGGGCTGATGATTGCGCAACTCGTGAATCTTACCCTCTCGACAGTTGAGTCAGACGACATCCCGGAAGCGTCGGGCGTGACGAACGCCTTCGACTCGCTCGGAAACGCGCTGGGTACGGCCGTCATCGGCTCTGCGCTCTTCTCGTTCTACTACGGCGGTGTTGTCGATGGCGTGCTTCGTGCCGGACAAGTCCCGGTGACACCATCCTAA